One part of the Deltaproteobacteria bacterium genome encodes these proteins:
- a CDS encoding alpha/beta hydrolase: MVNFRQSQVQANGVDFHYLEMGTGPLVLCLHGFPDNAFTYRYLGPTLAEAGFRVVAPFMRGYAPTGRPTDERYQSVLLAQDVVALIAALGVPHADVVGHDWGALATYGAAALAPERVRKIVTLAAAHPATVLGALATNYDMIKGGWHAFFFQMPFAEQAVMANDYEFLEKWWRDASPEYEIPPEVMESVKDTFRQPGVVTAAVNYYRHTMHPANRDPALASLQEKVTATPTPVPALAFHGTKDRPGRLEAFAGMDRFFAVGLEKVTLPGAGHFLHLERPAEVNPKIVEFLRRT; encoded by the coding sequence ATGGTCAACTTCCGTCAGAGTCAGGTACAAGCCAATGGCGTGGATTTTCACTATCTGGAAATGGGAACCGGACCCCTCGTCCTTTGTTTGCACGGGTTCCCGGATAACGCCTTCACTTATCGGTATCTAGGACCGACCCTGGCTGAGGCCGGGTTCCGTGTCGTGGCACCGTTCATGCGCGGCTATGCGCCGACCGGGCGACCGACAGACGAGCGCTATCAGTCGGTGCTGCTGGCGCAAGACGTGGTGGCGTTGATCGCAGCGCTGGGAGTGCCTCATGCCGATGTAGTCGGTCACGATTGGGGCGCCTTGGCGACGTATGGCGCTGCCGCGCTGGCACCCGAACGCGTGCGCAAAATCGTCACGCTTGCCGCCGCGCATCCCGCGACGGTACTCGGTGCGCTCGCGACGAACTACGACATGATCAAAGGCGGGTGGCATGCGTTCTTCTTTCAGATGCCGTTCGCCGAACAAGCGGTCATGGCCAACGATTATGAGTTTCTGGAAAAGTGGTGGCGCGATGCATCGCCGGAATATGAGATTCCGCCTGAGGTCATGGAAAGCGTGAAGGACACCTTCCGTCAGCCGGGCGTGGTGACGGCGGCGGTCAACTACTATCGCCACACAATGCACCCGGCGAACCGCGATCCCGCCTTGGCTTCGCTGCAAGAAAAAGTCACCGCGACCCCCACGCCAGTCCCGGCGCTAGCGTTCCATGGCACGAAAGACCGCCCGGGGAGACTCGAGGCGTTTGCCGGCATGGACCGATTTTTCGCCGTAGGGCTCGAAAAAGTCACTCTTCCAGGAGCCGGCCATTTCCTCCATCTGGAACGGCCGGCAGAGGTGAATCCCAAGATCGTCGAATTCCTGCGGCGCACTTAA
- a CDS encoding amidohydrolase, which yields MTASRIISADSHFVEPPSMWAERVDKKFRDRAPHTVRGLNGRDGEFFVCENISPVPVAGFFGAGVPSEALAEHTKKGMEAAPASVWDPAARIKDQDRDGVRAEVIYTSMGMPLYGLDDVELRVACFRAYNDWAVEYCSHDPKRLIPLGLITLEDIGAGVQELQRIAKKGMRGAMIWAEPPAELPYNHTDYDPFWTAASDLNMPLSLHILTGRKGMGVDFFKGNLALQVATLHHEVERSIAVFVLGGVLERFPKLTIVSAENDVAWMPYFMWRMDFAQERIGAVSSKKLSLKPSEYVKRQIYASFINEPIFLDGLHRYAADNAMWSSDYPHTAAIWPKSQEFIKETFSGLSEQQRSKIVHDTAARVYGITD from the coding sequence ATGACAGCGTCTCGTATTATTTCGGCGGATTCCCATTTTGTGGAGCCGCCTAGCATGTGGGCGGAGCGAGTTGATAAAAAGTTCCGCGATCGCGCCCCCCACACTGTCCGCGGACTCAATGGCAGGGACGGAGAATTTTTCGTCTGCGAGAACATTAGTCCAGTTCCCGTAGCTGGATTTTTCGGCGCAGGCGTGCCTTCGGAGGCGTTGGCGGAACATACCAAGAAGGGGATGGAAGCCGCTCCCGCCAGTGTCTGGGATCCGGCGGCTCGTATCAAAGACCAGGATCGTGATGGCGTGCGGGCCGAGGTAATCTACACGTCGATGGGCATGCCGCTCTACGGGTTGGATGATGTCGAGCTGCGGGTGGCTTGCTTCCGCGCCTATAACGACTGGGCGGTGGAGTATTGCAGTCATGATCCCAAGCGGCTTATCCCATTAGGCTTGATTACGCTGGAGGACATCGGCGCCGGGGTGCAAGAGCTGCAGCGCATCGCCAAGAAGGGGATGCGGGGAGCGATGATCTGGGCAGAGCCGCCTGCTGAACTTCCCTACAATCACACGGATTACGATCCGTTCTGGACGGCGGCGTCGGATCTCAACATGCCGTTGTCCCTTCACATCCTGACCGGCCGCAAAGGGATGGGCGTGGACTTCTTCAAGGGAAATCTTGCCCTGCAGGTCGCCACGTTGCACCATGAAGTAGAGCGTTCGATCGCGGTGTTCGTGCTTGGCGGCGTGTTGGAGCGCTTCCCTAAACTGACGATCGTCTCCGCCGAGAACGATGTGGCCTGGATGCCGTACTTCATGTGGCGGATGGACTTCGCGCAGGAGCGGATCGGCGCGGTGAGCTCAAAGAAACTGAGCCTCAAGCCGAGTGAGTACGTCAAGCGGCAGATCTACGCCAGTTTCATCAACGAACCGATTTTCCTTGACGGTCTGCACCGCTATGCGGCGGACAACGCCATGTGGTCGTCGGACTATCCGCATACCGCCGCTATCTGGCCTAAGTCGCAGGAGTTCATTAAGGAGACGTTCAGCGGGCTTTCCGAGCAACAGCGGAGCAAGATCGTGCACGACACCGCCGCCCGTGTATACGGCATCACTGACTGA
- a CDS encoding glucosidase, producing the protein MTQEEIRLQESRTRKVNWKRWGPYLSERAWGTVREDYSPHGSAWDYFPHDHARSRAYRWNEDGLGGICDRQQFICFALALWNGRDPILKERLFGLTGPEGNHGEDVKEYYFYLDSTPTHSYMKFLYKYPHAEFPYSGLVEENHRRDRHASEYELIDTGVFDDNRYFDVVVEYAKATHEDLLIQIHITNHGPEPAALHVLPTLWFRNTWSGGLDVRRPRLQAQDQATIKIVHEYYGERWLYCQSPDELLFTNNETNLQRLHGVENITPYVKDGIDNYIVHGRREAVNPKQTGTKAAAHYEASVGPGETVTFRLRLSDKSMNNQEAFAAEFERLFALRKREADEFYATVTPEGLSEDARNVMRQAFAGLLWSKQFYHFDVGRWLRGDPMEPPPPPEREHGRNHDWTHLYNADVISMPDKWEYPWYAAWDLAFHCIPLALVDSDFAKEQLLLMLREWYMHPNGQIPAYEWAFGDVNPPVHAWAAWRIYKIEQKRYGVGDRKFLVRVFHKLLLNFTWWVNRKDAEGRNVFQGGFLGLDNIGVFDRSAPLPTGGHLEQSDGTSWMGMFCLNMLTIALELAREDTAYEDVASKFFEHFVYICNAMNDLGGEGIRLWSEEDGFYYDVLHPGQGKPFPLKIRSMVGLIPLFAVETLDSEIVDKLPGFKRRMQWFMENRPELSEHIETQTTADGHVLRFLSLVNRDRLRHVLRYMLDEQEFLSPYGIRALSRVHRDNPYTLSVHGAEHRVNYEPAESSTGLFGGNSNWRGPIWFPVNYLLIESLQKFHYYLGDDYRVECPTGSGHNASLGEVTAEISRRLSRIFLRDAEGRRAVYGGTAKFQDDPHWRELLSFYEYFHGDNGAGIGASHQTGWTGLVAKLLQQSGE; encoded by the coding sequence ATGACACAAGAAGAAATCCGTCTGCAAGAATCTCGCACTCGCAAAGTCAACTGGAAACGTTGGGGTCCCTACCTAAGCGAGCGCGCCTGGGGGACCGTACGTGAAGATTACAGCCCGCATGGCTCAGCCTGGGACTACTTTCCTCACGATCACGCCCGCTCTCGAGCGTATCGTTGGAATGAAGATGGACTTGGCGGCATTTGCGACCGTCAGCAGTTTATTTGCTTTGCCTTGGCGCTGTGGAACGGTCGCGACCCCATCCTGAAGGAACGTCTCTTCGGCTTGACCGGACCGGAAGGCAACCACGGCGAGGATGTCAAAGAGTACTACTTCTACCTGGACTCGACGCCGACGCATTCGTACATGAAGTTTCTCTACAAATACCCGCACGCTGAATTTCCTTACTCTGGCCTGGTCGAAGAGAACCATCGCCGCGACCGACACGCCTCAGAGTACGAATTGATCGACACTGGCGTGTTCGACGACAATCGCTATTTCGACGTCGTCGTCGAGTACGCCAAAGCCACGCATGAGGATCTGCTCATCCAGATTCACATCACCAATCACGGGCCAGAGCCGGCGGCGTTGCACGTGCTGCCCACGCTCTGGTTTCGTAATACTTGGTCCGGCGGTCTTGATGTCCGCCGGCCTCGCTTGCAAGCCCAAGACCAGGCAACGATCAAAATCGTTCACGAATACTACGGCGAGCGCTGGCTCTACTGCCAAAGCCCGGACGAGCTGTTGTTCACCAATAACGAAACCAATCTTCAGCGCTTACACGGCGTGGAGAACATTACGCCCTACGTGAAAGACGGCATCGACAACTACATCGTGCACGGACGCCGCGAGGCAGTGAATCCCAAGCAAACCGGGACGAAAGCCGCCGCACATTATGAGGCTTCCGTCGGTCCGGGGGAAACGGTCACCTTCCGCTTACGGCTCAGCGACAAGTCCATGAACAATCAGGAAGCGTTCGCAGCCGAGTTCGAGCGCCTGTTCGCCTTGCGGAAGCGCGAAGCCGATGAGTTTTACGCCACAGTAACGCCGGAGGGATTGTCCGAGGATGCCCGTAACGTTATGCGACAAGCGTTCGCTGGGCTCCTGTGGAGCAAGCAGTTTTATCATTTCGACGTGGGTCGCTGGTTGCGTGGCGACCCCATGGAGCCGCCTCCGCCTCCAGAGCGTGAACACGGACGAAATCACGACTGGACGCATTTGTACAATGCCGATGTGATCTCGATGCCCGACAAGTGGGAGTACCCCTGGTACGCGGCCTGGGATCTGGCGTTTCACTGCATTCCGTTGGCGCTAGTCGATTCAGACTTCGCCAAGGAGCAACTCCTGCTGATGCTGCGCGAGTGGTACATGCATCCCAATGGTCAGATTCCCGCTTACGAGTGGGCGTTCGGCGACGTGAACCCGCCGGTGCACGCCTGGGCGGCCTGGCGCATCTATAAAATCGAGCAGAAGCGCTACGGGGTCGGCGACCGGAAATTCCTCGTACGCGTGTTCCACAAGCTTCTGCTCAACTTCACGTGGTGGGTCAACCGCAAAGACGCCGAAGGACGCAACGTGTTCCAAGGCGGGTTTCTCGGACTCGATAACATCGGGGTGTTCGACCGCAGCGCGCCGCTACCGACCGGCGGCCATCTCGAACAATCCGACGGCACCAGTTGGATGGGCATGTTTTGTCTGAACATGCTGACTATCGCCCTGGAGCTGGCGCGGGAAGACACGGCCTACGAAGACGTTGCCAGCAAGTTCTTCGAGCATTTCGTCTATATCTGTAATGCGATGAACGACCTAGGTGGAGAAGGCATCCGGCTGTGGAGCGAAGAAGATGGATTCTACTATGATGTCCTTCACCCCGGCCAGGGGAAGCCTTTCCCGCTCAAGATTCGCTCGATGGTGGGACTCATTCCTCTGTTTGCGGTCGAAACCCTAGACTCGGAGATCGTCGACAAGCTGCCGGGCTTCAAGCGCCGTATGCAGTGGTTCATGGAGAACCGCCCGGAACTCAGCGAGCACATCGAGACACAAACCACCGCCGACGGTCACGTGCTGCGTTTTCTCTCCTTGGTAAATCGAGATCGGCTGCGTCATGTGCTGCGCTACATGCTGGACGAGCAGGAGTTTCTTTCTCCTTACGGCATTCGCGCGCTCTCGCGCGTGCACCGCGACAATCCGTACACGCTCTCGGTGCATGGCGCGGAGCATCGGGTCAATTACGAACCTGCGGAATCGAGCACGGGACTCTTCGGTGGTAACTCCAACTGGCGCGGGCCGATCTGGTTTCCGGTCAATTACCTGCTGATCGAATCTCTGCAAAAGTTTCATTATTACCTGGGAGACGACTATCGCGTGGAATGCCCTACCGGCTCAGGCCACAACGCGTCGCTAGGGGAGGTCACCGCAGAAATCTCCCGCCGCCTCTCCCGTATCTTTCTGCGCGACGCAGAAGGTCGGCGCGCGGTCTACGGCGGCACGGCCAAATTCCAGGATGATCCGCACTGGCGCGAACTCCTCTCTTTCTACGAATACTTTCATGGCGACAACGGGGCCGGAATAGGCGCGAGTCACCAAACCGGCTGGACGGGGCTGGTCGCCAAGCTGTTGCAGCAGAGCGGGGAGTAG
- a CDS encoding CoB--CoM heterodisulfide reductase iron-sulfur subunit B family protein: MKYAFYPGCVSRGGCPELYPAAVKVAEKLDLELQELTDVGCTGAGVLSRDLSDPINARTFAKAERNGLSTLMTICSTCQGVMMQANHRLQSDTAYRVHINKTYLADEGLEYSGALEVKHLLWVLMEDYGADKLKAKLTRPLSGLKVAPFYGCYLRRPSDLMAPKGFAGRKTYLEDLISLVGAEVVDFGGKSKCCGFPILTANEDNSMRMVSDHTGEAKDKGAHCMVTPCPLCHLNLDGNQPNAEKKAKKPIGLPILHLPQLVGLALGFDEREMELQRHIVPPDAAIRNVKVNMLS, encoded by the coding sequence ATGAAATATGCTTTTTATCCTGGATGTGTTTCGCGCGGCGGTTGTCCCGAATTATATCCTGCCGCTGTCAAAGTTGCGGAGAAGCTCGACCTTGAACTGCAAGAACTGACCGACGTCGGCTGCACGGGCGCGGGCGTGTTAAGCCGCGACCTCTCCGATCCGATCAATGCCCGCACGTTCGCCAAAGCTGAGCGGAACGGGTTGTCCACCCTCATGACTATCTGTAGCACCTGTCAAGGCGTAATGATGCAAGCGAACCATCGCTTGCAAAGCGATACTGCCTACCGCGTGCATATCAACAAGACCTACCTGGCGGATGAAGGGCTTGAGTATAGCGGTGCGCTTGAAGTGAAACACTTGCTGTGGGTGCTCATGGAGGATTATGGTGCAGACAAACTGAAAGCGAAACTCACGCGCCCGCTCAGCGGGCTCAAGGTCGCGCCATTTTACGGCTGCTACCTGCGGCGACCGTCGGATCTCATGGCACCAAAGGGATTTGCCGGTCGCAAAACCTATCTTGAAGACCTCATCAGCCTCGTGGGCGCGGAAGTCGTGGACTTCGGCGGCAAGTCGAAATGTTGCGGCTTTCCCATTCTCACCGCGAACGAGGATAACTCCATGCGTATGGTGAGCGATCACACGGGCGAAGCTAAAGACAAAGGCGCGCATTGCATGGTGACGCCGTGTCCGCTCTGCCACTTGAACCTCGACGGCAATCAGCCCAACGCGGAGAAAAAAGCGAAGAAACCGATCGGCCTGCCGATTTTGCACCTACCGCAACTGGTCGGGCTCGCCCTCGGTTTTGACGAGCGTGAAATGGAACTACAGCGGCACATCGTGCCTCCCGACGCCGCGATCCGAAATGTTAAAGTGAATATGTTGTCGTAG
- a CDS encoding VOC family protein, whose protein sequence is MSFREAKRRGISHQQHRYKIPRLHYITARNDSSSYFRGRSARRLYLYLYLCLYLYLCLAAALWPTAIFAQQSLTPNLQSPTPLVAAVTAVGMTVSDMDRAVEFYSNVLSFEKISDAEVWGTDYEHLQGLFGLRMHVVRMRLGQEAIELTEYLAPKGKPFPSDSRGNDHWFQHIAIIVSNMEKAYDWLRKHKVQYASTGPQRLPDWNPNAGGIKAFYFRDPDGHFLEILWFPPGKGDPKWQQANDKLFLGIDHTAIVVNNTEDSLKFYRDVLGLRIAGESENSGPEQEHLNNVFGARLRITSLRAASGPGIEFLEYLVPRDGRPIPLETKANDLVHWQTRLLTTNVEAASQQLRISKYAFISAGVVSLPEPVLGFKKAVLVRDPDGHVMQIIEPLKD, encoded by the coding sequence ATGTCATTCCGAGAAGCGAAGCGACGAGGAATCTCTCATCAGCAACATCGGTACAAGATTCCTCGCCTCCATTACATTACGGCTCGGAATGACAGCTCCTCATATTTCCGTGGACGAAGCGCTAGGAGACTCTATCTCTATCTCTATCTCTGTCTCTATCTCTATCTCTGTCTGGCGGCGGCCTTGTGGCCGACAGCCATCTTCGCTCAACAATCCCTAACCCCCAATCTCCAATCCCCAACCCCGTTGGTGGCAGCGGTAACAGCGGTAGGCATGACCGTGTCGGACATGGACCGTGCTGTTGAGTTCTACTCGAACGTCTTATCCTTCGAGAAAATCTCCGATGCCGAGGTATGGGGAACGGACTACGAACATCTGCAAGGTCTTTTCGGTCTGCGCATGCATGTAGTGCGCATGCGACTCGGTCAGGAAGCGATCGAGCTGACAGAATACCTTGCACCAAAGGGCAAACCGTTTCCCAGCGATTCACGAGGCAACGATCACTGGTTCCAACACATCGCCATCATCGTCAGCAACATGGAGAAAGCCTACGACTGGCTGCGAAAACATAAGGTGCAATACGCTTCGACCGGTCCGCAACGTCTGCCGGATTGGAACCCCAACGCTGGCGGCATCAAAGCCTTCTACTTCAGAGATCCGGATGGCCATTTCTTGGAAATCTTGTGGTTTCCACCGGGGAAAGGCGATCCAAAATGGCAGCAGGCAAACGATAAGCTGTTCCTCGGCATCGATCACACGGCCATCGTCGTCAACAATACCGAAGACAGTCTCAAGTTTTACCGCGACGTACTAGGCTTGCGCATCGCCGGGGAGAGCGAGAACTCTGGCCCAGAACAGGAACATCTCAACAACGTCTTTGGCGCGCGCCTGCGCATCACCAGCCTGCGTGCCGCATCGGGTCCGGGCATCGAATTTCTGGAGTACCTGGTGCCGCGCGACGGGCGTCCTATACCTTTAGAGACCAAAGCTAACGACCTCGTCCACTGGCAAACCCGATTACTCACAACCAATGTCGAGGCAGCCTCGCAGCAGCTTCGTATCAGCAAATACGCTTTTATCTCCGCTGGTGTGGTCTCTCTGCCAGAACCCGTATTGGGGTTCAAGAAGGCGGTCCTGGTCAGAGATCCCGACGGGCATGTGATGCAGATTATCGAGCCATTGAAGGATTGA
- a CDS encoding oxaloacetate decarboxylase: MKSTTKLRQLLERPGMLVVPGAHDVMSARLVEAEGFEAVYLGGFAASASALGLPDHSLITMTELLEHARHVAAAVRVPILADIDDGGGTPLSVRRTIRLAEQAGLAAVHVEDLIPGKHFVGHKDKLFSKAQAVDKIKAAVDARIDPDFVIIARSDAIGVTSLDDALDRAQAYAEAGADLLFLPYLRPKDTQRAVATVPKPLFNVVIDTPQEELARAGLKVAVYPVQSLFIAYKAVRDMIQELKATGTIANWAQRTPTWEEFNEFIGAAEATKLAERYRIV; encoded by the coding sequence ATGAAAAGCACGACGAAACTTCGGCAGTTGCTCGAGCGCCCAGGCATGCTTGTTGTCCCGGGTGCGCATGACGTCATGAGCGCCCGCTTGGTCGAGGCTGAGGGATTCGAGGCGGTCTACCTTGGCGGCTTTGCCGCTTCGGCTAGTGCACTCGGCCTGCCGGATCATTCCCTGATTACCATGACCGAACTGTTAGAGCACGCGCGCCATGTCGCCGCCGCCGTGCGAGTTCCCATTCTGGCCGACATTGACGATGGCGGCGGCACGCCGCTCAGCGTCCGACGTACTATTCGCCTAGCCGAGCAAGCTGGGTTGGCGGCCGTGCATGTCGAAGATCTGATACCAGGCAAGCACTTTGTGGGTCACAAGGACAAACTGTTCTCCAAAGCTCAGGCCGTCGATAAAATTAAAGCCGCTGTCGATGCCCGGATCGATCCGGATTTCGTCATTATTGCCCGCTCGGACGCCATCGGCGTGACCTCGTTAGACGATGCGTTAGATCGAGCACAGGCATACGCGGAAGCCGGGGCCGACTTGCTCTTTCTTCCTTATCTGCGGCCAAAAGACACGCAGAGAGCAGTTGCCACAGTACCAAAACCGCTCTTCAATGTCGTGATCGATACGCCGCAGGAAGAATTGGCGCGCGCCGGACTCAAAGTCGCCGTCTATCCGGTGCAGTCTTTGTTTATCGCCTATAAGGCAGTGCGCGACATGATCCAGGAGTTGAAGGCCACTGGAACCATCGCCAACTGGGCTCAACGCACGCCGACGTGGGAAGAGTTTAACGAGTTCATCGGTGCCGCCGAAGCCACGAAACTGGCCGAACGTTACCGGATCGTGTAA
- a CDS encoding GMC family oxidoreductase — protein MPQSTHYDVIIIGTGAGGGTLAYKLAPSGKRILLLERGDFIPREKENWDSHAVVTENRYHTTEAWVDRDGNEFHAGTHYFVGGNTKFYGAALIRLRKEDFGELRHKGGLSPAWPLSYEDLEPYYTQAEHLYQVHGQHGVDPTEPPASAAYEHPPISHEPRIQAIYEGFQRQGHRPFPMPVGIMLNEQNPRKSRCIRCDTCDGFPCLVQAKADAHVICVEPALTHANVEILTNAYVERLETDASGREVTKVHVIRNGEPLSFSANLIVSSCGAINSAALLLRSANDTHPRGLANASDMVGRNYMSHINTMFLALSRHRNDTKFNKTIGLNDFYFSSKDWDYPMGHISLMGNADANILAAGAPRIAPGWTLELMAEHAVPFWVTSEDLPSPNNRATVTREGRIMLSYESNNDEAHSRLLANLKSMLKHIECEEHVIPLQAYIPGRIPLAGVAHQNGTARFGHDPHTSVLDTHCKAHELDNLYVVDASFFPSCGAVNPALTIMANALRVGDHLLERLG, from the coding sequence ATGCCTCAATCTACCCACTACGACGTCATCATCATCGGCACCGGCGCCGGAGGCGGCACGCTCGCCTACAAACTCGCCCCCTCGGGGAAACGCATCCTCTTGCTCGAACGCGGCGACTTCATACCGCGCGAGAAAGAAAACTGGGACTCGCACGCCGTCGTGACCGAAAACCGCTACCACACCACGGAAGCGTGGGTGGACAGAGACGGCAACGAGTTCCATGCCGGCACGCATTATTTCGTGGGAGGCAACACCAAATTCTACGGCGCTGCGCTCATTCGCCTCCGCAAAGAAGATTTCGGCGAACTCCGCCACAAAGGCGGCCTCTCGCCAGCCTGGCCGCTAAGCTACGAAGACCTGGAACCGTACTACACACAAGCTGAACATCTCTACCAGGTGCACGGTCAGCACGGAGTCGACCCCACCGAGCCGCCGGCAAGCGCCGCGTACGAACATCCGCCGATCAGCCACGAGCCGCGCATTCAGGCGATTTACGAAGGCTTCCAACGCCAGGGCCATCGGCCCTTTCCCATGCCGGTTGGCATTATGCTCAACGAACAAAACCCAAGGAAGAGTCGCTGTATTCGCTGCGACACCTGCGACGGGTTCCCGTGTCTGGTGCAAGCGAAAGCCGACGCCCATGTGATCTGTGTCGAACCGGCATTGACGCATGCCAACGTGGAAATCCTCACCAACGCTTATGTCGAACGGCTGGAAACCGATGCCTCGGGCCGCGAGGTGACCAAGGTCCACGTCATACGGAATGGAGAGCCGCTCTCGTTTTCCGCCAACCTCATCGTCAGCTCGTGCGGTGCCATTAACTCGGCGGCACTCCTGCTGCGCTCGGCCAACGACACACACCCGCGAGGGTTGGCCAACGCCTCCGACATGGTGGGCCGGAATTACATGTCCCACATCAACACCATGTTCCTGGCGCTGTCGCGACACAGGAACGACACCAAGTTCAACAAGACCATCGGCCTGAACGACTTCTACTTCTCCTCAAAGGACTGGGACTATCCCATGGGTCATATTTCCCTCATGGGCAATGCCGATGCCAATATCCTCGCCGCCGGTGCTCCGCGTATCGCGCCAGGGTGGACGCTCGAACTCATGGCCGAGCACGCCGTACCGTTCTGGGTAACCTCCGAGGATCTGCCTTCCCCGAACAACCGGGCGACGGTGACCCGCGAGGGCCGCATTATGCTTTCGTATGAGTCGAACAACGACGAAGCCCACAGTCGGCTCCTCGCCAACCTCAAGTCAATGTTGAAACACATCGAATGCGAAGAGCACGTCATTCCGCTACAAGCCTACATTCCCGGACGCATCCCGCTGGCCGGTGTCGCCCATCAGAACGGCACTGCCAGGTTCGGTCATGATCCACACACCTCCGTGCTCGACACTCACTGCAAAGCCCATGAGCTGGACAACCTCTACGTCGTCGACGCCAGCTTCTTCCCCTCCTGTGGTGCGGTAAATCCGGCTTTGACAATCATGGCCAATGCCCTCCGTGTCGGAGATCACCTCCTGGAAAGATTGGGATAA
- a CDS encoding mercuric reductase, translating to METIPVTLTTGATIQHGKLEVLPQDEHNQILIANVHPTTWRNPDPAPRYNLVVIGAGTAGLVTAAGAAGLGAKVALVERHLMGGDCLNVGCVPSKCVIRSSRVLGDLATAGALGIHLPIPAEVNFAAVMERMRRVRARISHHDSAHRFQEQLGVDVFLGEGRFTGADTVEVGGKTLRFKKAVIATGARAVAPPIPGLSEVGFLTNETVFSLTELPQRLAVIGGGPIGCELAQAFQHLGSQVTLFQDLPRLLPREDDDAAALLQQTFTREGLQLVLGVRLTRVEHSAQGKVVHYEAQGQSHTLVVDEILVGAGRAPNIEGVGLDLVGVVAEAKNGIVVNERLQTTNPRIYAAGDVCMEYKFTHAADIAARTVIQNALFFGRKKLVTQTIPWCTYTDPEIAHVGLSERDAQQQGIALQTFQIPFHEVDRALADGEEEGFVKIHVKKGSDRILGAIIVARHAGEMINEITLAMTKNIGLGALASVVHPYPTQAEAIRKAADAYNRTRLTPFVKKLFTKWLAWSR from the coding sequence ATGGAAACGATACCAGTGACACTCACCACCGGAGCCACGATACAACACGGAAAATTAGAAGTTCTCCCACAAGACGAACATAATCAGATACTCATTGCCAATGTGCACCCTACGACGTGGCGCAATCCCGACCCGGCACCCCGCTACAATCTCGTCGTCATCGGCGCCGGTACTGCCGGTCTGGTCACGGCGGCAGGGGCTGCTGGGTTGGGAGCGAAAGTCGCTCTCGTCGAACGTCACCTTATGGGCGGCGATTGCCTCAACGTCGGCTGCGTTCCCTCGAAATGTGTCATTCGTTCTTCCCGCGTCTTAGGCGACTTGGCTACCGCCGGTGCATTAGGCATACACCTCCCAATCCCAGCCGAGGTAAATTTCGCTGCCGTCATGGAACGCATGCGCCGAGTGCGCGCACGCATCAGTCACCACGACTCTGCCCACCGCTTTCAGGAGCAATTAGGAGTGGATGTCTTTCTCGGGGAAGGGCGTTTTACCGGAGCGGACACCGTCGAGGTCGGCGGCAAAACCTTGCGCTTCAAGAAAGCGGTGATCGCCACTGGCGCACGGGCCGTGGCCCCGCCCATTCCGGGTCTCAGCGAGGTCGGATTTCTGACGAACGAGACCGTCTTCTCACTGACCGAACTTCCACAACGCCTCGCGGTGATTGGCGGTGGACCGATCGGCTGCGAGCTGGCGCAAGCGTTCCAGCATTTAGGCAGTCAGGTCACACTATTTCAGGACCTGCCGAGACTGTTGCCTCGTGAAGACGACGACGCGGCAGCCCTCCTCCAACAGACCTTTACGCGCGAAGGTCTCCAACTCGTCTTAGGTGTACGACTCACCCGAGTTGAGCACTCGGCACAGGGCAAAGTTGTCCATTATGAAGCGCAAGGACAATCTCACACTCTCGTCGTCGACGAAATCCTCGTTGGTGCCGGACGAGCGCCGAACATCGAGGGCGTAGGTTTGGATCTCGTCGGGGTTGTGGCTGAAGCGAAAAACGGCATTGTGGTGAACGAACGTTTACAAACCACCAACCCGCGCATCTACGCTGCCGGCGATGTGTGTATGGAATACAAATTCACCCATGCTGCGGATATCGCCGCACGCACGGTCATCCAGAACGCCCTTTTCTTTGGCCGCAAGAAACTTGTCACACAGACCATCCCGTGGTGTACTTATACCGACCCCGAGATTGCCCATGTCGGGCTTTCGGAGCGAGACGCGCAACAACAAGGAATCGCGCTCCAGACCTTTCAGATTCCATTTCACGAAGTGGATCGCGCTCTCGCGGACGGAGAAGAAGAAGGGTTCGTTAAAATTCATGTCAAGAAAGGCTCCGACCGTATTCTTGGTGCCATCATCGTCGCACGTCATGCCGGTGAGATGATCAACGAAATTACCCTGGCTATGACCAAGAACATCGGTCTTGGCGCGTTAGCTTCAGTGGTCCACCCCTACCCCACACAAGCCGAAGCGATCCGCAAAGCCGCCGACGCCTACAACCGCACCCGTCTCACCCCATTCGTGAAGAAGCTGTTTACGAAATGGCTCGCCTGGAGCCGCTAG